The genomic region tgaatCTCTATCTgtcccgtaagagataaagacgtgacaccTATAGGAATGAGGTCAGACAACAGTAGCTCTGTGTAAAAATCCGTCATCAAATCACCGTCGTTAGAAAGTCCTTGGGCTTTGTAACAACACCGATACCGGGAACTCACTCAAAAGACGATACAAATCGTTAGGTACATTAGAAAGACAATAACTGGACGGACAGATGCATCtgagttatattattatgcatATCCACTAAAAGGTTTAACGCAGATGTTTCTTGATAAGTAACATCAAGAATTATAAGAAGCTagctttgcccgcgacttcgttcacgtggaatagttattttgggcatcattgaagccctgaaggatgaataatttcccccgttttttttcacattttccagtatttcttcgctcctaatagttggagcgtgatgttatttagCCTAAagtctcgataaatggtctattcaacaacaagaattttccaattcgaaccagtagatCCTGAGATTATcggttcaaacaaacaagcaaattattcagctttataatattagtatagatgttttaatttagttacaAGTCAAAAGGGTCTCAAGTTTTGAAGCAAAAAAGTGCTTGTAGtcagaaaatataacaaaatttgaagatacagtacttacatttttagCAGCAGGTGCCACATGCTACTTATATCTGAGAATTATGCGTACCTACATGCcctgtggttcccagcaccaatacaaaaagaaaataggaccactccatctttttcccatagatgtcgtaaagggcgactaagggataggcttacaaacttgggattctttttcgatgggttagcaacctgtcactatttgaatctcaattcgatcattaagccaaatagctgaacgtggccattcagtattttcaagactgttggctctgtctaccccgcaagagatatagacgtgaccatatgtatgtatgcacaatCACTTCTTTATACTTTacacggtagacagagccactaAAACACTCAAATATCTCATCATGAAATTGTTGTCCCAAAAGTTATTTGTCCTGTCCTTTTTTTCCctgaaaattcccacgggaacgaatCCTctggtaaaagctagtagCAAGCCAAAACTCACCAGTCTGGTCTAGATGACACGGCAACAGTACAGTGTCGTTCTCACAAGTGGTGACCGTCACAGGAGCGCTGGAGGACTGCTCGCATTGTGTCCACCCCGCCGCGACCACGATGAGCAGGTGGAGTAACCTCATCGCTGATGTTGTCACTTTGTCTATTAATATCGGTGTGATGAACACTTTTTGGTTTACGGcttcacgtttttttttattaggtaagatgtaatctctgtgTACCCCTCTGGGTGAGTGGCGTTTGGGATGTGAAtaattgtaatgttttttgttttattaaagcgCGTAATTTCTAAATGATTAAGGATGCTAAATTGTTATTACTTGCGTGAATTACTCGAACTCAATCGCCTCAAATTACCTTCCATTTCTTTAAGAACTAATCAGAAAATCACTTcattacatagtataaagTCCTCATGTATTCTTTTCCTCTTATTATGTTTGCGCTAATCTCGAAAATTGTGGAtgaattttgttcctgtttgaaatacTAGAATGggggttttctgaggaaggtcaTCTATATacgctacccgtgcgaagccgagGCGGGTCACTAGTATTTGATAAAagaagatatatgtatatcttctTTTAGAACAACTATAactttaacataaatataactttaagagtGCAAAACCCTCTTTTATTTCCGGAAATTCTCCATGGCACTAAGCCCTAAACTATgctaattaaacaaaacaaaacattgaaataaaataggaaatttaattacttactcCGATTCCTATTCCCAAAACTCGTGTCTATGTCGAAGCGTGTTTAACCCGCGCGGGTAAAACGCTCGTGTAAATCGGCTTTTCGTTTATTTCACGGTGGTCAATTTTGTACCGGATTTGCGCTGGCCACAAAAGCACGCTGCCTAATTACCTTTTTATAAGGAAAAGTCAAATTAACAAAGTCACTCCAAAGTTGGTGGCCCACGAAAGTAATGCTCATCTAATGTTTAACCAACTTGAAAAAGGAAGgatgttttgaaatattattcttaaaaaaaataccgtgAAAtgtaggaaataaaaaaaatgactttTAGAAATTACTATTTGCTTTAACGATTTCAGTACTTACTTGAGTTACAGTTAAATATTGAACATTTATGTCTACTATGATCTTATAATACGGtcaattattgtaaatttaatgtgtttctataaattaaattaaatataagttatacaatttttgtgaaaaatattacctatCAAATCACATCTTTTTTTCTACTGAACTAAGATCTATTATCTAGGCAAACACTGGACGTCcaagttttgtttaaaaatttagatATCTAATAAATTTCTATAACAGTTATTAACTCATAACTTCTCtctttgttaattaaataattacactctctcatctctcacaaaatgaaataaaacttacGTGAAGCCGCGAACGGAAactcacaaacaaaaaaaaaataaaagcactaTGGTCGCACTGTGACACACCGATCCAATTGGCGGGAAAACGACAACTGACATGAAGGAGCCATGCGCAAGCGACGCATCCAGATGATTAAGTCTGGATTCAGAAAGTTGGGTACACACTGAGAGCAACATTATTGAAATTGAGAACTATACAATCGTGTTGATTATTGCctgtatactttttatattgtgtGTATACTTCttaatcatataaatattttatggctTTGCACGGCTagcaataatacatataaaccttacTTGTGTgtgtcataaataaataatttaacaaactgattgactgacatatcaacgtgTACTAAATTCAACGACATTTCTTTCCATGCGCGGGTAAACttgtagatataaatatacctatactcTGCTCTCTTGAGAATGGTaacaaaatttagaaaaaaattataattagaaCTCGTTGATGTCTtatgtttgaataaaaatgaacaCCTAACTAAATACTTAAGCAGTCTACTAACTACTAACAATTTTCTTATCAAATGCTAAAgtctaaattaattatttattattacaaaaaaatatttatattttgtatttatttttacaaaaaataaataattgaagtcaattacaaaaaacaaagaaattggaacaaacttaagtatttttgttcaaatttctttgtactaaaccaaaaaaaatattttaaagaaattattttttggtgccGGTGTATCACAACCCTTAACGCATTCTCTCTCAATTAATTGTATCACCTTTAATTTGGTCCGAGAAATGTTTAAGATTATTCATAGTCACGTGACGAAAGCATTAACTTTTGTTACAACTTCATCATTTAATGTTTACTCATGCCCAGTGCCAAGGGGaggaatttataatttttagacATTCTGTTGTTCAAGAATACTATCttaatttactaaaaataaggAGCTATGGAGTACCTTATTACTTCCTGGAAAagattttcaatataaataaacatttttttatctacttaCTACTTAAAGTGAGCGACGACACGGGGAAACACTAGGAATTCAGATAGAAAACATTGTATTGTTAAAACTTACGCTGGGACTAGAAACttcaaatttggaatttaggtaggtacttaatattatGAGGTCTAGGAGTGCACTGAGAGaaaatttcccaaaattcccgaGGAAAATGAAATTAACGGGATTTTACGTTTTACGCGGGTTAAGCTGCCGGCCGGGTGAACAGGGGATTCTGtcaaataggtatatttattgaataaagttaaattggaatttaataatttgaattttggcttttaaatttgtattccTCAATTACatctaatatttttccttaattaataaaaagataaacaatAATGCGTGATGGGAACCCTACCAAAGGGTccaaattttaatagtaatttttaagtttgtagTTTATGaatgttactttattttaattaaatagtaggtattgttattaaaacactttaattaaatatttaaataaataaataaataaatatatacgggacaaattacacagattgagttagcctcgaagtaagttcgagacttgtgttacgagatactaactcaacgatactatattttattataaatacttatatagataaacatccaagacccaggccaatcagagaaagttcgtttctcatcatgccctgaccgggattcgaacccgggacctccggtgacacagacaagcgcactaccgctgcgccacagaggccgtcaaattttCTCATTCGTAATTTTAACCTCTATCAtacgtaagtacttataatttggaacaaaaactatttatttactgaacTTCGATCTCAAACGTCTAATCAAAACAAACACTCGTCTATTTCTGAAGGCAAGTAATAAACCGAcgaattaaattaagaaatctTCTCATCTCGCCGACTTCATAATctctattttattgttacatcATCAGGCTTACATTCAATACGGTGATAATGAAAATACAATCATTGCTTTCGATGGCAagggatttttaaataatggtgtttttattataagctaTTATAAAGCTTAAATAACCTACCTTCTGTCCGAATGTTATTGGGAATAGAGAGAAAAGGTGATTTAACAACGCGGAGCTTAGCTCGCGTAGATATTTCCAAAAAACAAAGGTTGATATTTCTAAAGGCCGCATTCTATCTgtgttcaaaattaaatcaaaatctatttagtagtttttgagtttatttattacaaatgtacaaatctttttttctcATTGTTGTAAGCGTGTTAGCTTTTGTCAGTAGCTCCGCctgagtttaaataaaaataacctttaAACCGTTCCAATGTGAATTTGTAGAAAATATAGCATGTGACTATTTTGatcattaattacatacatacatatactctgtctacctcgtatgggatatatcccttgcggggtagacagagtcaacaatgttgtaaagactgataggccacgttcaggtttttggcttaatgatagaattgagattcaaatagtgacaggttgctagcccatcgccttaaaaaagaatctcataTTAaacctatcccgtagtcgcctttaacgacatccataggaattagacggagtggtcctattcttttccaaACTACAAAGTACAAAATTCGCGGTTTAACTGTGAAAGTGTCAGACAGACTTTGcaaaggtacctacctaatatttaaaagaagtcggttaaaaagtaTGGAATCAGATAGTATGGAAGAGAGAATAGAAGCATGGTCTGTGTAGATATGGATAGTATGGAAGTCATCAAGTCATTAAAAGAaagatcatttatttttaaatcgtcTACAACTAAGTAGTTAAACttcatgcacgtaaaatgtacaacaggtggacttaatgccacaaggtatctctattatcaaaatattagaAAGTTATATAGGTTACTCAggttaacatttattattactttatatcATAACGTAGCTACATactttattatacaatttattaagagAATGTTTTCATTTAGGTATCtaagcaataaaattttacggcCAAATATCATTAGAACTACATaagctttataaaaaaattttacatcTAAATAGATATTATTCAGGGCCGTCCAGTTTCGGCAGAGTCAATAAGATAGAATCACAGatatttacctatataatGTCTAAGAAGCAGAATCCGAGTACATCGTAACAGGAGACTTAAGGAAAATTTAAGCCTTCTCCTTTAATAGACTTGTTATCATCACTAATGTCACACACCAACTATAAattatagcgaagaaaataacacgctcagccaatagcagcgaaggatctaaatcgcgcaaacaaaaatttgacggattggagcataaatacaatctccgactcaacatcgtcgaagccgcggttccccaggcataacacctagtcTGGCGGAAGAATTTCCCTTTGTTGGCGGTCGAACACGattcatcgctcccgctacagatATTAGACAATGTACACGGGAATAGAAGCAACAGTCacataagtaatatatttttgccgGAAGACACTggtttttcttcacttagaCTAAAATAGATGGATGCACTTGAcaataaatatgattattatactttttgtaTGACTGCAGTATCATGGTCCTAAAACAAGTATTTAGGTTTATAGACTTGAATTGACCAAATTGATtgaataaatacctacatgcaTGGTGTACCTAAGTCTACATAGTAACATAACCAAGAGTTTACAGACTCCCTTATAAAAGtatcaatgtaagtaatttataacgCAGTAAACACATTATGACGGCGTTGGTATAACGAACCTCTATTATTTACGAGTGTTGATTTCCGTTTGCCTGGAAGCAATCATTATATCTATATTTCGGACCAGtttttaattacctacatGATATAAACTGAATTGGGCATCATTATAAACTacttggtgccgtgtggttcccggcaccaataaaaaaagattaggcTCACTtacttcatctcgttcccatggttgtcgtaaaaggcgactataggTACGGTTTAAAAATTTGGTATTCCTCTGTTCGGAACGGACAATGACCTCGACCACTGTGAAGTGCGCGAACTGTAATGTAGTGATCAACGaacttttaacatttttacgaAATGTTGTGGATTTTATGGACGAGGAAAGTATCCATCAACTGTGTACGTCAACATATTCGGCGGAAGAAATAGTAAAAGCTAAATCTCTTCTGTACGATGCCGTGCCGAATGCGAAGAAAATGCCTCTGCGCAGGAAGGAAGGGAAAAAGCGAATGTCGAGGGATCTCGatgatattatttgtttaatgaaGGCTGGAAACAGGGAGTTGTTTCCGATATTTGCAGCTGTAGATATACATCGAGTGCCCCCGGTATCTTTCGATCACGTCGATGCTACGAGGATTCTTAAGGATATCCTGAGAATGCAGAATCAGATAGCGGAGCTGAAAGAAAATGCAGTCTCAAGAGATGAGTTTGAGGGTTTGAAACAAGTAATCGGGAATATGAAATTTGCGTCCATATTAGATAACTCATTCTCAGTTAGCAAAGTGAACCATAAAAGAGGTGCGTGTCTACAGGATAGCTTTTCTTTTGATAGTGGCCCCATAGGTTTGCATTACATGCCAATAAACACATCGAAGAGCTCAGCTGATATTGAAGTGAAACTCCGTGACCAACAACAGGTTAACGACCGTCcttcaaattcaaatgatGACATAGCAGCTGAGTCTGTCCCTCTCACGTGCAAACAAAACTGCGAGACAAGTAAAAATTGTCGAGTAGAAGCGGCGATATCTGCGCAGATCAACAATCCCGAGCGAGAAGATAACAATAACGCACAGTCAACGGGTCCGAAAGAGACGGTATGCGCCCCACCGGAGAACACCGAGTCGTTATCGCAGAAACCTGTTTGCGAGCAAGCGTCATGCGCCCGCTCCGCCGCCGCCGAGAGTCCCATCCCCGTCTCTGTATGCAGTCGACGGGCGCCCATCGATGAGGAAACATCTCAGCCAGCGAGTCGAATGCGTAATATCAAGGATGTTTTGAGGTATCAGGAGGTATCGGTGGACGAAAGTCAATCAGCTGCCAGTAGGGAAGACACGGAGTGGCAAATCGTGCATAGGTCTAAATCTAGGCGGTATAAACTACTAGGTCAAAGAGGAAGTGCTGCGATAGATCATGATGTGAAATTCCGAGCGGCGGATATTAAAGTGCCTTTGTTTATCTCAAACGTCAGTAAGGATGCGAGTGAAAGtgacattataaaatatattaaggaAAAAACTAACGAAATGGTAGCGTTAAAACTGATAAATATGAAATCCACGAAGAATTACAATGCATATAAATTGTTTGTGTCGAAACATAAACTGCATTTGTTTTTAGACGCTGAGTTATGGCCGGACGGGATTAGTACTTTTAGGCGTTTTGTGCAGTTTATGTATCGAACAAAATCCgataataaagttaaagttAATTAGTTGGTACTTTATGGATATtaagaaaactaaatttaGTACATTTTCTAGTTTTAATTGTCAATCTCTTAAGAGATCGATCGATTGCGTTAGGCGAGTATGTAAGCAATCTGATATTGTTAGCCTTCAGGAGACCTGGCTCCTACCCCATGATATTAACTTATTGGGCACTGTATGTGATGAGTTTGAGTACACGGGCAAATCTGCGGTAGATACTTCCGCGGGTTTGTTAGTGGGTAGACCGTACGGGGGGGTAGCCATATTATGGAGGAAGGGTTTATTTGACTCTGTGAATGTGTTGGAATGTGATAGCAATAGACTAGCCGCTATACGAGCCACTATGGGGAATCGTACGATTATTGTAATATCTGTATACATGCCAACGGATTCGATTGACAACCTACCTTTGTTTACGGAAGTTCTGGGAGAAATTAGTGCAATCGAGGATGCGAATAACgctgaatgtatatatttgttaggAGATTTTAATGCACATATATGTGAACTATTTTATAGGGAGTTGTGTAGTTTTTCTGCTGACCGATCATGGATTTGTGCGGACGTGGAAAAACTGGgaatagattcaaatagttacacaTTTGTGAGTCAGGTACATGGTTGTAAAAGATGGTTAGACCATTTTGTCGTGTCTCAATCTGCTTATCAATCAGTAGTAGATATACGCATAGAGGAAGGGGTATATATGTCGGACCATTTTCCCATTTTTATGACCTGTAATCTTGAGATAGTGAGGCAAAAGCTGATTAAGCATGACTTACCCTGTGGCAAAATAACATGGGGAGATAGAAAGGAGTCTGAAATTAGTACCTACCAACATGCTTGTAATGCGTCGCTTCGTGATATACAATTCCCGGAAGAGTTCGTGGAGTGTAGTTTTGGTTTTTGTAGTCAAGCCGATCATTGTAAGATTTTAGATAATCTATAcgaaaaaattgtatgtacgCTCGGGGATGCAGCCGCAAAAGCCAAAACTCCTACGCAGAATCAAATAAAGAGGGGTAAGGTTCTGTGTGGGTGGAATAAACACGTACAGGATGCTCATCATGAGGCCAGGCTCAAGTTTGAAGTATGGGTACAGCACAATAGACCGACTTTAGGACCAGTTTATGAGCAAATGTGTGAAGCacgaaagatttttaaaagtagatTGAATTGGTGTCAAAAAAACCaagaaaaaatcaaaatggaTCTTTTAGCCTCACAAAGAGCTTCGAATAATTTTAGGGACTTCTGGAAGGCTACAGCTAGGTTAAACGTAGGGCCTGGCCGCCCGGCGAGTGTCGACGGCAAGAGCGATTCAGTCGAGATTGCCAGTATGTTTAGGGAGCATTTTAGAGTCTCGTCATCAGTTGGTCATGCTCTTAATATGTGTAAAAAGGAGTCTATCCTTCAGTTACATTTTTCAGCTGCCGAAGTAAAACAGGCAATTGGGGGAATGAAAGGGGGTAAGTCGCCCGGCCATGATGGACTAAGTGTCGAACATCTGAGGCACGCAGGTGTACACCTGCCGAGAGTCCTGTCCATGTTCTTCTCGTTGTGCATAAGTCACTCTTATTTGCCACCTGACTTGATGAAGACAATTGTGGTGCCCATCGTGAAGAACAGGACAGGGGATATCtctgataaaaataactaccGGCCGATTTCCCTTGCAACTATAATTGCTAAGGTACTGGATGGTGTTCTTGACTCGCGATTGGAGCAATACTTAAACCTTCATGACGCGCAATTTGGGTTTAGACCGCACCTGTCAACGGAGAGTGCAATTACTGTGCTCAAGAATACTATTCAATACTATACAAGTCGCAAAACACCGGTACATGGTTGTTTTCTGGATTTTTCCAGAGCCTTCGACCGAGTGTCGTATGAGGTACTGTGGAGGAAGCTAGAGGCCAGAAATGTGCCGGCTGagatatgtaatatatttaagttttggtACCAAAACCAAATAAATGTGGTAAAATGGTCCGACGGCATTTCAGATGCGTACAGGTTGGAGTGCGGGGTGAGACAGGGGGGCATTACATCTCCCAAGCTCTTCAACCTGTATGTAAATGATCTCATAGTGGGACTTAGCAGTATGAGGGTAGGCTGTAGTATAGACGGTGTcgtcataaataatataagctATGCCGACGACATGGTGCTGTTGGGTCCGACTACGAAATCAATAAATGAGATGTTGAGGGTATGTGAAAGTTTCGCGGCCGAGCACGGGCTTGTTTACAATGTGGAAAAGTGTGTATGCATGGTCTTTGGGGTCGTTGGAAAGTGTCCCAGAAATACACCTCCTATGTTT from Amyelois transitella isolate CPQ chromosome 27, ilAmyTran1.1, whole genome shotgun sequence harbors:
- the LOC132903508 gene encoding uncharacterized protein LOC132903508, with translation MTSTTVKCANCNVVINELLTFLRNVVDFMDEESIHQLCTSTYSAEEIVKAKSLLYDAVPNAKKMPLRRKEGKKRMSRDLDDIICLMKAGNRELFPIFAAVDIHRVPPVSFDHVDATRILKDILRMQNQIAELKENAVSRDEFEGLKQVIGNMKFASILDNSFSVSKVNHKRGACLQDSFSFDSGPIGLHYMPINTSKSSADIEVKLRDQQQVNDRPSNSNDDIAAESVPLTCKQNCETSKNCRVEAAISAQINNPEREDNNNAQSTGPKETVCAPPENTESLSQKPVCEQASCARSAAAESPIPVSVCSRRAPIDEETSQPASRMRNIKDVLRYQEVSVDESQSAASREDTEWQIVHRSKSRRR
- the LOC106130423 gene encoding uncharacterized protein LOC106130423, yielding MDIKKTKFSTFSSFNCQSLKRSIDCVRRVCKQSDIVSLQETWLLPHDINLLGTVCDEFEYTGKSAVDTSAGLLVGRPYGGVAILWRKGLFDSVNVLECDSNRLAAIRATMGNRTIIVISVYMPTDSIDNLPLFTEVLGEISAIEDANNAECIYLLGDFNAHICELFYRELCSFSADRSWICADVEKLGIDSNSYTFVSQVHGCKRWLDHFVVSQSAYQSVVDIRIEEGVYMSDHFPIFMTCNLEIVRQKLIKHDLPCGKITWGDRKESEISTYQHACNASLRDIQFPEEFVECSFGFCSQADHCKILDNLYEKIVCTLGDAAAKAKTPTQNQIKRGKVLCGWNKHVQDAHHEARLKFEVWVQHNRPTLGPVYEQMCEARKIFKSRLNWCQKNQEKIKMDLLASQRASNNFRDFWKATARLNVGPGRPASVDGKSDSVEIASMFREHFRVSSSVGHALNMCKKESILQLHFSAAEVKQAIGGMKGGKSPGHDGLSVEHLRHAGVHLPRVLSMFFSLCISHSYLPPDLMKTIVVPIVKNRTGDISDKNNYRPISLATIIAKVLDGVLDSRLEQYLNLHDAQFGFRPHLSTESAITVLKNTIQYYTSRKTPVHGCFLDFSRAFDRVSYEVLWRKLEARNVPAEICNIFKFWYQNQINVVKWSDGISDAYRLECGVRQGGITSPKLFNLYVNDLIVGLSSMRVGCSIDGVVINNISYADDMVLLGPTTKSINEMLRVCESFAAEHGLVYNVEKCVCMVFGVVGKCPRNTPPMFLSGKELKIVKTFKYLGHVLADDLKDDDDIERERRALAVRGNMLARRFARCSDQVKITLFKAFCQGFYTGGLWVRGTKRSLDALRIQYNNIFRMLLRLPKFCSASEMFAQTRTDGFHAVIRKKMASLIRRIRSSGNTILRTVADRYDSPIIRHLVRGTMPVALHGQL